In the genome of Streptomyces sp. Q6, the window AGCCGCGGCGAACGCCGCGGCGAAAACTGTGCCACCCCACCCCGTGCACAGTCCCCGCACATGCCCAGCACAGTACCCCCCGGTAGCCCCACCCCACGGAACCCGAAGCACCACCCCACCCCCCCCCACAGTTCCGCACCCTGAGACGAGTTGGAGCACCGATGCCCCAGCACGTGCCTTCGTCGCTGCGCACCGCGTCCCCACCCGGCGCGCAGCGGCTTCCGGCAGGTCCCCCACCACCGCGCCGGATCGTGTTCCTCGCCCACCGCGACCTGGGCAACCCGGCCGCGGGCGGGTCCGAACTGCTCGTCGACCGGCTCGCCGACGGGCTGACGCGCCAGGGTCACCAGGTGACGCTGCTGTGCGGCGGGCCGGCCGCGTACCGCGACTACCGCGTGGTGTCGGCGGGCGGCCAGGCCGGCCACTACCTGCGCGCACGCTCGGCGTTCGCCCGTCAGGTCGGCGACTGCGATCTGCTGGTCGAGGTCTGCAACGGCATGCCGTACCTGGCGCCGCTGTGGCACCACGGCCCGACGCTCTGCCTGGTCAACCACGTCCACACGGACCTGTGGCGGATGCGGCTGCGCGGGCCGCTGGCGCCCGCGGCCCACCTCGGCCGAAGACTTGAGCACTGGGCCCTGTCCGGGGTCGCCCAGCGCCGCAATCTGCTCGTCGCCGTCTCGCCGTCGACGGCGAACGCCCTGCACGGCATCGGTGTGGACCCGGCGCGCATCCGCCTCGTCCCGAACGGGGTCGAGGAGCCGGGCCCGCGCGCCGACCGGTCCCCCGAGCCGCTCTTCCTGGCGATGGGCCGGCTCGTCGAGTACAAGCGGATCGATCTGCTCCTGCGGCTGTGGGAGCGGGTGCGTCCGGTGACCGGCGGTCGCCTGGTGATCGTCGGCGACGGTCCGGAAGGCGCCCGACTGCGTCAACTGGCGGGTGCCGGAGTCGAGTTCGCGGGCCATGTCTCCGAGGCCGACAAGCACCGGCTGCTGTGCGAGGCGTGGCTGCTGCTGCACCCGTCGGCCGTCGAGGGATGGGGTCTGGTGATCACGGAGGCGGCGGCCCGCGGCACGCCAGCGGTCGGCTTCGACGTGCCCGGCGTGCGCGACTCCGTCGAGGACGGCGTCACCGGCCTGCTCGCCCACGGCGACTCGTCGTTCGCGGCGGCCTGGTGCACCCTCGCCCTGTCCACGCACCGCCGCGAGCTCATGGGCAAGGCGGCGGAGGAGCGCGCGTCGGCGTACCGCTGGGCGCACTCCGTACGGCAGTTCAGAAGCGTGGCCGCGGAGGCGGTGAGGGGCTGGGCGCCGTGACCGCGGCCGGGTTCAGGGACCCGTCGCCGCGCCGTTCCCTCACGCTCTTCCGCGCGTTCCTGCGCGAGCAGCGCGACCCCGAGGCGTGCTACGCGCTGCTCGCCAGGGACGCCGCCGACCAGGTGGAGGCGTACGGGAAGGTGGCCGGGAAGGTCGTCGTGGACGTCGGCGGCGGCAGCGGGCACTTCACCCGCGAGTTCCGGGCGCGCGGCGCCACGGGCATCCTCTTCGAGCCGGACACCGGCGAGCTGGGCCCGCGGCCGCCGGCGGCGACGGTCGTGGCGGACGGCTATCTGCTGCCGCTGGCCGACGGGTCGGCGGACGTCACGTTCTCCTCGAACGTCCTGGAGCACGTCGCCGACCGCGACACGTTCCTGAGCGAGCTCGTCCGGGTCACGCGTCCGGGCGGCCTGATCTACGTCTCGTTCACCAACTGGTTCTCACCCTGGGGCGGCCACGAGTGGGCGCCCTGGCACTACCTGGGCGCCGAGCGCGCGCAGGCCCGCTACCGGCGCCGCACGGGCAAGGCCCCCAAGCACACGCTGGGCGAGAACCTCTTCGCCCATCACATCGGGCCCACGCTGCGCCATGTCCGCGCCCGCGACGACGTGAGCGTCGTCTCGGCGCGCTCCCGCTACTGGCCGTTCCTCACCGAGGCGGTCGCGCGGGTGCCCGGGGTGCGCGAGTTCGCCACCTGGAACCTTCTCCTCATCCTCAGGCGGTGTCCCCCATGACGACCATGGTCCAGGCCCCACCCGCCGCGGCGACGAACCCGGAGCCCGGTCCGGGCCCGCGTTCGCGCCGCTGGCTGTTCACGTTCTGGGCCGTGCTGTTCGTCGCGTTCTGCGCGGTGCACCCGGGCCGGGCGACGTTCGAGACGAAGCTCGGCGTCGCGCTCGATCCGTGGCGGTTCATCGCGGACCTGGGCCAGTTGTGGCACGACAGAGCCGGGTTCGGCGGGATCGCGGACCAGTACATCGGCTACGCGTTCCCGATGCTGCCGTTCTACGGCCTGACCGATCTGCTGCACGTTCCGGTGTGGCTGGCGGAACGGCTGTGGCTGTCGATCGTCGTGACGGTCGCGTTCTGGGGCGCGCTGCGGCTGATGGAACGGCTGGGCGTCGGCACGCCGCGCAGCCGCCTGCTCGGCGCGGTCGCGTACGCGCTGTGGCCGACGTTCACGATCGTCGTCGGGTCGACCTCGGCGGCGGCCCTGCCGGGAGCCTTCCTTCCCTGGGTGCTGCTCCCGCTGACCAACCCCCTGACGTCCGGCCGCATCTCGGCGGTCCGGTCGGCGCTCCTCATTCCGTTCATGGGCGGTGTGAACGCGTCGTCGACCCTCGCCTCGCTCGTGCCGGTCGGCCTGTACCTCCTGTCCCGGCCGCCCTCCCCCCGTAAGCGGCAGCAGATCGCCTGGTGGATCCCGGCCGTGATCCTGGCGACGGCCTGGTGGGTGATCCCGCTGCTGCTGCTCGGCATCCACGGCGAGAACTTCCTTCCGTACGTGGAGAGCGCGCGGACCACGACCGAGACGATGTCGGCGACGGAGACCCTGCGCGGCGCCGGCAACTGGGTGGCCTATCTGCATCTCGGCGACGCCTGGCTCCCGGCGGGCTGGACCGTGGCGACCGCCGCCGTCACGATCGTCTGCTCGGCGCTCGCGGCCGCGCTCGGCCTCGCGGGCCTGGCCCGCCGCGACGTGCCGGAGCGCCGCTGGCTGCTGCTCACCGTCATGACGGCGGCCCTCATCACCCTCGCCGGGTACGGGGGTTCGCTCGGCGCCCCCTTCCACGGCACGGTGCAGTCGTGGCTGGACGGGGGCCTCGCCCCGTTCCGCAACGTCTACAAGTTCGAGACGGGCCTCGCGCTCGCCCTCGTCCTCGGTCTCGCGCACCTCGTCGGCATCGCCACGGAGTCCCGGGGCACGCGCCCGCTGCGCGTCCGCGGGCACGCCCCGCTGATCGCCGCGATCCTGATCCTGCCGGGCCTGGCGTGGCCGTACCTCAACGGCTCGATCCTGCAACCGGGTTCGTTCCAGAAGCTCCCCACGTACTGGGAGACGACCGCCGACTGGCTGCACACGTACTCGCCCGACTCGCGCGCCCTGGTGGTCCCCGCGACGGCCCACGGCATCTACACCTGGGGCTCGCCCATCGACCAGCCGCTCGACGTCCTCGCGGACTCCCGGTGGGCGCAGCGCGACTTCGTGCCGTTCGGCACGGCGGGCAACCGGCGCGCGCTCGACGCGGTCGAGCAGGCCCTGATGTCGGGCGTCGAAGTCCCGGGCCTCCAGGACTTCCTGAGCCGCGCGGGCCTCTACTACGTCGTGGTCCGCAACGACCTCGATCCGGACCAGTTCGGCTACGTCCCCACGGCCACGGTCAAGCGCACCCTCAGCGAGTCCGGCTTCCACCGCGTCACCGGCTTCGGGCCGATGATCACCGGCGGCCGTATCGCCGAGGACACGCCGACGCAGGTCGAGGGCCTGTACCCGCGCACCCGCTCCGTCGAGATCTACGCGCCCGCCACCGCCACCCAGCGCCCCGGCCAGGCCGGACTGCTGCCGGTGCGCAACACGGCGGAGGTCAGCGGCGGCCCCGAGTCGCTCCTGCCGCTCTCCGCCGACCCGTCCTTCCGCGACCGCCCGACCGTGCTGACCGGCGACAACCACCCCGGCATCGGAACTCCCGCCCTGCGTACGGCGGTCGACGGGCTGCGGCGCGCCGACACCCGGTTCGGCCTGGTCAACACCAACACCTCGTACCCGTACACCCCGAAGGAACGCAACAGCCCCGACGCCGCGCAGAACCCGGGCGAGGAGCCGAAGCAGCTG includes:
- a CDS encoding glycosyltransferase family 4 protein, with product MPQHVPSSLRTASPPGAQRLPAGPPPPRRIVFLAHRDLGNPAAGGSELLVDRLADGLTRQGHQVTLLCGGPAAYRDYRVVSAGGQAGHYLRARSAFARQVGDCDLLVEVCNGMPYLAPLWHHGPTLCLVNHVHTDLWRMRLRGPLAPAAHLGRRLEHWALSGVAQRRNLLVAVSPSTANALHGIGVDPARIRLVPNGVEEPGPRADRSPEPLFLAMGRLVEYKRIDLLLRLWERVRPVTGGRLVIVGDGPEGARLRQLAGAGVEFAGHVSEADKHRLLCEAWLLLHPSAVEGWGLVITEAAARGTPAVGFDVPGVRDSVEDGVTGLLAHGDSSFAAAWCTLALSTHRRELMGKAAEERASAYRWAHSVRQFRSVAAEAVRGWAP
- a CDS encoding class I SAM-dependent methyltransferase — encoded protein: MTAAGFRDPSPRRSLTLFRAFLREQRDPEACYALLARDAADQVEAYGKVAGKVVVDVGGGSGHFTREFRARGATGILFEPDTGELGPRPPAATVVADGYLLPLADGSADVTFSSNVLEHVADRDTFLSELVRVTRPGGLIYVSFTNWFSPWGGHEWAPWHYLGAERAQARYRRRTGKAPKHTLGENLFAHHIGPTLRHVRARDDVSVVSARSRYWPFLTEAVARVPGVREFATWNLLLILRRCPP